The Arabidopsis thaliana chromosome 5, partial sequence genomic interval attttataaaaagttgACAGCACATTGATTCAGCCATTTATGATCTCGCTTGTGGTATAATCTTTCACTTCCCTAGCATTTTGCTTTGAGTTCTCTTTacgttttagattttgtggaCGAATCGTTAAGAGTGAATTATTTTAGAGCAGAACACcgatgtttaatatttttttccttggaCATAGTGctcaattgttttgttttatcgcAAAATCACGGATGCAATACATACATGTTTGACACTAAGCGATGTGATATACTTCTAAGAACTCAAAACTCAAGCATTCCCGGTTTACCAAAATTAAACCTGTAAAAGAACCGGATAAAATTGAACCAGACTCCAATTTTGTTCAACTCTTAAAATTGGATGCCTTTTCGTTGTCGAACTCGAACCTGAAAGCTTGGGTCTCTCTTTTCACTGAAATCCTAATGATCCTGCAAAGCTCAGTGTCACTGATGTTTCTGAAGTTATCACGGGGGTCGGGGGACATGATGGAACACTACGAAAAGTCATCGACTTGCCATGTCCAGCTCCTAGTGGATGCTTACTTGTATAAGAAGTGGACTGCACAATGAAGTCTCTAAAGAGCAAAAGTCGCTCTCCTTGAAACTTGACTCAGTTTGGTTTTCTAGTGGTGAGTTTCAGATGCTATTTTTTGGTTTCCCTGCCCTTCCGGAATTAGACATAGCAGAGGTATACTTCCGTCTAAAATGAAGAAAGCATTTCTCTGGAccttttcttgtgtttgtagGAGAGCAGggatatacatatatataccaaagAGAATGATTTTATAGACTTCAAAGTCTCTGGAATGTTTAAACTCGTCGCAACAAGTTTCatagttttgatatttaaaaagtGTATGGATTAGTGCACACTGATGAGTCTCTCATAGTCTATTCTTTGGTTAACTTTGCTTTCGTTCTCtgagtttcttttttactttaagCAATACTTCTACATTTGGGCCTAAATCTGTTTAAGCAATGTAGCCCAAAGATCAACCCGTTCCGGTTTATCGAAACTACACCGGCGAttttaaagaacaaaaccctcaatttccatatatttatttaattggtTTTTACCTCTCTTTTTTGGCAAGTTTCTATTACTTTTGgtaatcaaaatgtaaatccAAAACTATCTTCATTTATATAATAGtaacattttatcaaaaaaaaaaaaaaaactcacgtCTTCCTCTTAAAAATTGGATGCTTCTCTGATGCCTTTGCATGTCTATGTCGAACCTGAAAGCTTGGGTATTTGCTTCATATCTCCTCCTTTTTAAAGAACCGGATgaaataaaaccctaaattaagaaaatccCAACTCTCTTTTTCACTAAAATCCCTACAAAATAGGTCTTGGATAAAACTTTTGTAGCAAGGTAGGTTTCGAGGTTTACtcattaattatgttttgggGGTTCTTAGTCCATAAGATTTGTATTTGTGTTGTTAGCTCTAACTTTCCCTCTATGAAAGTTCATGTTCGAATCCATAAGATTCCTACTTTACCAGTTTAACGTGTTTCTTTGCACTTGCTTGGATTTTACATGAATAACCTTTCTTGTTTGGTAAGATTCCTCTTCGTTTCGTGCAGAGAAAATGGATCTATTAAGCAATCTACCATACGAGCTTCTTTGCCATATATTGTCCTTCCTTACAACAAAAGAGGCTGCTTTGACATCGGTTCTGTCAAAGAGGTGGCGCAATCTAATTGCATTTGTCCCTAATGTTGATATTGTGGACCATGATATTCGAGAGCTTTTCATGGATTTTGTTGATAGAGTATTGGCATTGCAGGGTAACTCTCCCATTAACAAATTTTCCCTCGATTGTTCCGGTGTTGATTCGGATAGAGTGGATTGTTGGATACAGAATGTGATGGTGCGTGGTGTTTCCGAGCTTAATTTATCAATCTTTGTGGATTCGGTTTTCGAAGATGACTATAATCTCTTTCCAAAAGTGTTTGAGAACAAAAAACTAGTTAAGCTCGGATTAAGTTATATTTCTTGGTTGGATGGGAGCATTTTCTTACCAATGCTTAAAACACTCGTTCTTGAATCAGTTTTGTTATCTGTTGAGAAGTttgagattcttcttcatGCTTTGCCTGCGCTTGAGGAATTAGTcatgaataatatatactGGAAAGAGCGGGATGTTGTCGATTTGATTGTTTCAAGTGAAAGCCTCAAGACCCTAACAATAAACTTCATCGTTTGTACACATACTTTGTCATTTGATACACCTATTCTTGCTTACCTATCTTACTCTGGTTATGTCGTGGACGATTATGCCGAAGCTAAAATGGAAAACTTGTTTGAGGCTCGAATCAGCCTTCTTGTAGTTGAAGGCGATATCAGCCGAGTAAGAGCGCTAATAAACAATGATTTGTTAGAGGATGATGAGTACGATGTTCTCCAATTTGAAAATGTGTGGAAGCTAATGAATGGTATTCGAAATATTCGGTGTCTCTATTTGTCTCCTAATACTCTTgaggttagttttttttgttcttttctctaTTTAGCTGGTCTtggtaaaataaatgaaagataaCCAGTACTTCGTCTCAATTTACGGAGCATGGCAGTCATGTTTCTTCGGTCccatttttaacaaatataataagCAAAGGTCTAATTATGGTTTCTCTTGTTATGAGGTGCTTTCTCTATGCTGTGAATCGATGCCAGTGTTCAAAAACCTCAAATCTTTGTCTATCAAGAGTGCCGAGAATCGAGGATGGCAAGCAATGCCAGTTCTTCTAAGGAACTGTCCGCATTTAGAAACTCTAGTCCTTGAGGTACGTATAACACAATTCATTAATTTGCCAAACATGTACAAAATATCATACTTTGAATTTCTCATTGTCACTTTTATGCTTTCAGGGTCTATTGCACCATGTAACAGATAAATGTGGGGATGCTTGTGACTGTGTTTCCCGAGAAGACAAAGGTCGTTCACTCACATCGTGTCCAGTAAAAGTGTTGGAGATTAAAGGGTTCCAAGGAACAACCAAAGAGATGAACATGATAAAACATTTCTTGGAATATTTTCCGTGTTTGAAAGAGCTAAAAATGTATATGGAAGAGAATGATCCTGCACAGCTCAGAGTCCCTGAAGTTATCACGGGGGAGATGATGGAACGCTACAAAAAGTCATCAAGTTGCAATGTCCAGCTCCTAGTAGGTGGTAAGTTGTATAAGAAGTGGACTCCATGATGAAGCctctaaagaagaaaagttttggaatttgattttggtttaaattggCTTGAAAAACTGTTTCAAACCAAGACAATCGGAAAGCCGTGGGTAAAGGGGATTCTCCCATTAAGAAATGGGTAAAGGGGATAGGGATAGGGATTCTTGCTTTTGTCCCTAATCTTGATATCGATGACAATACTTTTCTGCATCCGGAAATGGGTAAAGGGGATAGGGAAGATATTCGAGAGCTCTTCATGGATTTTGTTGATAGAGTATTGGCATTGCAGGGTGATTCTCCCATTAAGAAAGTCTCCATCAACTGTGTCGGTGTTGATTCAGTTAGAGTGGATGCTTGGATACGTAATGTGATGTTACGTGGTGTTTCAGAGCTTGTTCTTTTAATCGTTTTGGATGTCCAGTCGATTGGTAAGAAGTTTTGGGTGCCTCCAAAATGTTTCGAGAGCAAGAAACTAGTTAAGCTAGAGATAGGTTATGGAGTTGATATTGGTTGGTTAGATGGAAGCTTTTTCTTACTGATGCTTAAAACTCTTGTTCTTAGGTTAGTTCAGTTATCTGCTGATAAGTttaagattcttcttcatgatttgCCTGCGCTTGAGGAATTAGCCATGGGTTATGTAACCTGGAGTGAAGATGATGCTGTTGTGTCAGATGCAAGTCTAAAAGAGACTAACAATAACTTCCAACCATTATGTCTGctattcttattattatttagacACTTTTTCGGTTGATACGCCGAGTCTCACTTACTTCTCTTACTCTGACTTGTTGCTAAAGACTACCCTGTAATTAAGATGGAAAACTAATACACTTCTCTTACTTCACTTACTTcggaatttgatttttgtgtaattggtgtatatatatatctataaacCAATAAACCCCTCCTAAATATTCTGAAATTCTTAGttatattaatcaaaataatacctttttttgcaaaatttaaccaattttttaagttttttattttattttccaaaaccGATCCAAATCCAACACTTATCAATAGTCTTAAAGCTGTCCCGGATTATACATGTTTGACCTCGTCACGGGGCTAATGTTGTGATGTCCAATTCATGATCTGCGATTCTTTGCGCGATCAAATCTTTAACGTGAAAAAGCTTGCTCTATGTTTTTACCAAAGTCCTGCCCTTCAACGTGAAAAAGTTTGCTTTCTTCTGCAGCCTAACTCAAGCTGTCCCGGTTTACCGAAATTAAACCAGTGATTTTTAAGAACCGGATtaaataaaaccctaattttgttttcttaaaatttggaTGTTTCGGCTTCTCCGATgcctttttcttcataaaatcaaagaaaccaGCGATAAAGCAACtcccaaatctctcttttcttgaaatctccaatatttgtttcttggtAAGTATCGAAGTTTACTCAATTCGCTTTTTAAGGTTTCGTAGTTCACAAGCTTCCTTTCGGATGTATTCCTAGTTGCGTTGTTAACTTAGCGTTTCTCTCTTTTAGGGTTTACCAGTTATAATTAATTGCTTCCTTCTACATGCTCGAATTTTTACATGAATCTAAAGACCAAACCTTTCTCTGTTTGTAGTTGAACTGTTTGGTAATATACGAAGCTTTTCTAGAGAAAATGGATCTCTTAAGCAATCTACCAGACGAGCTTCTTTGTCATATATTGTCCTTCTTTACCACAAAGGAGGCTGCTTTGACTTCTGTTCTCTCAAAGAGGTGGCGACATCTGTTTGCACTTGTCCCTAATCTTGACATTGATGACTCTATGTTTCTATACCCTGAAGAGGGTAAGCGTGATAGGAACGAAATTCAACAGAGCTTCGTTGAATTTGTCGATAGATTATTGTTATTGCAGGGTAAATCTCCCACTAGAAAAGTCTCCCTCAAGTGTATAAGTATGTCTGATCCAGACCGCCTAGATGATTGGATAAGTAATGTGTTGGCTCGTGGTGTTTCCGAACTTGATCTGTCAATCGATTTGTGTATGGATGAATACATTCTCTTGTCTTCAAAACGTTTCGAGAGCAAGAATCTAGTTAGGTTGAAATTACACCGTATTTGTATTGGCCAACCGGAAAACCCTATTGGTTGGTTGGCTGGGGGAATATTATTACCAATGCTTAAAACTGTCCTACTTGAGTCAGTTGGGTTTTATGTTGATGAGGTTTTTCTTAGAGCTTTGCCTGTTCTTGAGGAATTAGTCATGGTTGATGTATTCTGTTCTGGAGCGTTAAGGATGTCATCGTGTCAAATGCAAGCCTCAAGACCCTAACAATGAGTTCCAACCATTATACGGGAACTATGTCATTCGATACACCTAGTCTAGTTTACTTTTGTTACTCTGACTATGTTGCTAAAGACTACCCCTTAGTTAACATGGAAAACTTACTTGAGGCTAGAATCAAACTTTTGTTAACTGACGATCAAGTCGAAAGAGCAAGAGAGCCAAATAACGATGGCGTGGAGGCTGATGAGGACGATGTTGTTCTACAATTTGCAAATGTGGGGAAGCTCATGAATGGCATACGAAATGTTCAGTATCTAGTGTTTTCTGCTAATACTCTCGAGGTcagttttctcttcttcttttcttgaaacatCTATGGCAAAATGTCTAATTGACGTGTGTCTTGTGTTCAGGTGCTTTCTCTATGCTTTGAATCAATGCCAGTGTTCAACAACCTAAAATCGTTAACTATTGAGGGTAAAAAGAGGCGAGGATGGCAAGCACTGCCAGTTCTTCTAAGCAACTGTCCATATTTAGAAACTCTAGTCCTTGAggtataaaaaaataactaatttgCCAAAACATGAACCAAGATAGCTTTCATATATACTTTGAATTGAATCTCTTATTGTGTCCTTTATGGTATCACTCTTTCAGGGTCTCTTGCACTATGTCACAGATAAATGCGGGGATGCTTGTGGCTGCATTTCTCGAGAGGATAAGGGTCGTTCACTCACATCTTGCCCAGTAAAAGTTATAGAGATTAAAGGGTttcaaggaaaaaagaaagagatgcaCATGATAAAGCATTTCTTGGTTTATTTTCCGTGTTTGAAAGAGATAAAAATCTATATTGAAGAGAATGCACTTGAAGTGTCTAAAGTTATCGCAAAGAGGATAAATCGCTACAACAAGGTATCGAATTGCAACGTGCAGCTCCTGGTAAGTGGTTGCTTGTATAAGGAGTGGAGTGCACAATGAAGTCTTGGAAGAA includes:
- a CDS encoding F-box/RNI superfamily protein, whose amino-acid sequence is MDLLSNLPDELLCHILSFFTTKEAALTSVLSKRWRHLFALVPNLDIDDSMFLYPEEGKRDRNEIQQSFVEFVDRLLLLQGKSPTRKVSLKCISMSDPDRLDDWISNVLARGVSELDLSIDLCMDEYILLSSKRFESKNLVRLKLHRICIGQPENPIGWLAGGILLPMLKTVLLESVGFYVDEVFLRALPVLEELVMVDVFCSGALRMSSCQMQASRP
- a CDS encoding F-box/RNI-like superfamily protein (F-box/RNI-like superfamily protein; FUNCTIONS IN: molecular_function unknown; INVOLVED IN: biological_process unknown; LOCATED IN: endomembrane system; EXPRESSED IN: petal, leaf whorl, male gametophyte, flower; EXPRESSED DURING: L mature pollen stage, M germinated pollen stage, 4 anthesis, petal differentiation and expansion stage; CONTAINS InterPro DOMAIN/s: F-box domain, cyclin-like (InterPro:IPR001810), F-box domain, Skp2-like (InterPro:IPR022364), FBD-like (InterPro:IPR006566); BEST Arabidopsis thaliana protein match is: F-box/RNI-like superfamily protein (TAIR:AT5G38386.1); Has 1807 Blast hits to 1807 proteins in 277 species: Archae - 0; Bacteria - 0; Metazoa - 736; Fungi - 347; Plants - 385; Viruses - 0; Other Eukaryotes - 339 (source: NCBI BLink).) encodes the protein MDLLSNLPYELLCHILSFLTTKEAALTSVLSKRWRNLIAFVPNVDIVDHDIRELFMDFVDRVLALQGNSPINKFSLDCSGVDSDRVDCWIQNVMVRGVSELNLSIFVDSVFEDDYNLFPKVFENKKLVKLGLSYISWLDGSIFLPMLKTLVLESVLLSVEKFEILLHALPALEELVMNNIYWKERDVVDLIVSSESLKTLTINFIVCTHTLSFDTPILAYLSYSGYVVDDYAEAKMENLFEARISLLVVEGDISRVRALINNDLLEDDEYDVLQFENVWKLMNGIRNIRCLYLSPNTLEVLSLCCESMPVFKNLKSLSIKSAENRGWQAMPVLLRNCPHLETLVLEGLLHHVTDKCGDACDCVSREDKGRSLTSCPVKVLEIKGFQGTTKEMNMIKHFLEYFPCLKELKMYMEENDPAQLRVPEVITGEMMERYKKSSSCNVQLLVGGKLYKKWTP
- a CDS encoding F-box/RNI superfamily protein gives rise to the protein MGKGDREDIRELFMDFVDRVLALQGDSPIKKVSINCVGVDSVRVDAWIRNVMLRGVSELVLLIVLDVQSIGKKFWVPPKCFESKKLVKLEIGYGVDIGWLDGSFFLLMLKTLVLRLVQLSADKFKILLHDLPALEELAMGYVTWSEDDAVVSDANTFSVDTPSLTYFSYSDLLLKTTL